The Bacillota bacterium genome includes the window GCATGGATCTTAACATCGTTATCAGGACACTGGTCCTGACCGGCGGATATATACATTTCCACGTCGGAGGCGGTATCGTCGCCGATTCGGACCCGGAAGGCGAATATCAGGAAACACTGGACAAGGGGCGGGCCTTTTCACAGGTTCTTGGAATTGACCTGCGCGAGGTGAAGGAGCTTGAAGATATACGTTAACGGCGGCTATGTGAATGCGTCCGAAGCAAAGATCTCTGTTTACAACCTGGGATTTCTGGTCGGCTGCGGGGCTTTTGAAACAATGCGGGCTTACAAAGGCAAGGTCTTTCGCGCCGCAGCCCACCTGAGACGTTTGAACGACACCTGCGCCTTTATGAGCATCCCGTTCAAAGGAGAAAAAGAGTGGATGGATGAGGTTTTGGACGGTATCTTAAGCATTAACGGGATTTCTGCGGCGCGTGTTCGTCTGACCGTCACTCCCGGGGCGGATTACACACCATCAACCGCCCCCGACGTGGTGCTCACCGCCGTTCCGATTGACGACCTTCCATCGGACTTGGGCTGGCGCGCCTGTCTTTCAAAGACGGTAGTAAGTTCGCGGGACCCTCTCCTGCGGCATAAAACCACCT containing:
- a CDS encoding aminotransferase class IV gives rise to the protein MKIYVNGGYVNASEAKISVYNLGFLVGCGAFETMRAYKGKVFRAAAHLRRLNDTCAFMSIPFKGEKEWMDEVLDGILSINGISAARVRLTVTPGADYTPSTAPDVVLTAVPIDDLPSDLGWRACLSKTVVSSRDPLLRHKTTSYAGRLLERKRARGNGFDEALFLNEKGCLTEGSATNIFCVSDGVIRTPPSSEGLLPGVTRAVVREIAAESGIPLEEKPLSLEDLRLSGETFLTNSVIEIMPLVVFEGNPISNGRPGPLTIRIREAYRSLVNKELAVGS